A DNA window from Hydractinia symbiolongicarpus strain clone_291-10 chromosome 6, HSymV2.1, whole genome shotgun sequence contains the following coding sequences:
- the LOC130647747 gene encoding octopamine receptor Oamb-like, with protein MSNITVTDCIAAKPSGEEFIHFKVLAYTIVLIISLGGNIIVLTVVYKTLAMRTVTNMLICNAAVSDLIITIFPVTWEIVDNLKFKGTWPLGKFMCVFMYMSIYLSVASTIISLVAMSLDRYCAVMLPYKKYLTVKSLKLVIPVIWLLSFAFASPTIYIQRVVHFEDFGYACVEKWSKPFNESNSPKHYTIILFICLYAVPLLLMSVLYAIMAIKLMQPVGSSVPKSKTPITHRKNLLKRCFSHDKTGDVAATPSRQSREVLRSDTMKQCERMKRKQRVIKMLVCIVIVFAICWLPVNCIQFITFFNPYVIRCPQSIPDWSIFFAFLLQYANSAINPLLYFGFSHTYRNGFKRTFSFLFSAKNKKTRSRPESFALFSRRRKGVEYSYEKFEKRTSTIAITNRRSKFENAMGKS; from the coding sequence ATGTCTAATATCACGGTAACCGATTGTATAGCTGCAAAACCATCGGGTGAAGAGTTCATCCATTTCAAGGTGTTGGCGTACACAATTGTATTGATCATATCATTAGGAGGGAATATTATCGTTCTAACGGTTGTGTACAAGACATTGGCTATGAGAACTGTTACAAATATGTTAATTTGCAATGCCGCCGTATCAGATCTCATCATCACAATATTCCCTGTTACTTGGGAAATCGTAGacaacttaaaatttaaaggAACATGGCCTCTTGGAAAGTTCATGTGTGTTTTTATGTATATGAGTATATATTTGTCAGTTGCATCGACGATTATATCGCTGGTTGCTATGTCGCTTGATCGATATTGTGCCGTCATGTTGccgtataaaaaatatttaaccgtCAAATCTTTGAAACTCGTCATACCGGTAATTTGGTTGTTGTCTTTCGCGTTCGCATCGCCCACGATTTATATTCAAAGAGTCGTTCATTTTGAAGATTTCGGATACGCGTGTGTGGAGAAATGGTCCAAACCGTTCAATGAGAGTAACAGTCCAAAACACTATacgattattttatttatttgtttatatgcGGTACCATTATTGTTGATGTCTGTGTTATACGCTATCATGGCAATAAAACTGATGCAACCAGTTGGATCAAGTGTACCTAAGTCAAAGACACCAATAACACATCGCAAGAATCTACTAAAGCGATGTTTTTCTCATGATAAAACAGGCGACGTGGCGGCGACGCCTTCGCGACAGTCCAGAGAAGTGTTGCGCAGTGACACGATGAAACAATGCGAGAGAATGAAGCGGAAACAACGCGTGATAAAAATGTTAGTCTGCATTGTCATTGTATTCGCCATTTGCTGGTTGCCAGTTAACTGTATCCAGTTCATCACGTTTTTTAATCCGTACGTTATTCGATGTCCTCAGTCAATCCCTGATTGGTCgatattttttgcatttcttCTACAATACGCAAACAGCGCCATTAACCCGTTATTGTATTTTGGATTTAGCCACACTTATAGAAACGGATTTAAGagaacattttcatttttattttcggcaaaaaataaaaaaacaagatctCGTCCTGAATCGTTCGCATTATTCAGCAGAAGAAGGAAAGGTGTCGAGTATTCGTATGAAAAGTTTGAAAAGAGAACTTCGACAATAGCCATTACTAATAGAAGGAGCAAATTTGAGAATGCAATGGGAAAGTCTTAA
- the LOC130648222 gene encoding uncharacterized protein LOC130648222 produces the protein MYTRPPFFTKRVNAYQKVVSSLVNIQFFIPLKHNLPVYWKVLFHGHLAQAFSDLSAQILNVSYEFFHGVVSELNRIFSFEILGLQNDPEGNSRTICETVRENYLLPGVRDKTTSAFMNSFGANLGADVITVRLSHQCWLICGGGSSGSGGGSSGGCSGSGGSSVGSSGGSSGGSGGGSSGGSSGCTTYV, from the exons ATGTACACCAGACCACCTTTTTTTACGAAGAGAGTTAACGCTTACCAAAAAGTCGTAAGTAGTCTGGTGAATATCCAGTTTTTCATTCCCTTGAAACATAACCTTCCGGTTTATTGGAAAGTGCTTTTTCATGGACATTTGGCACAAGCGTTCAGTGATTTATCTGCTCAAATTTTGAACGTTAGCTATG AATTCTTTCACGGCGTGGTTTCAGAACTTAATCggattttttcttttgaaattcttgGGCTGCAGAACGACCCAGAGGGAAACAGTCGCACTATTTGTGAAACTGTAAGAGAGAACT ATTTGTTGCCTGGCGTACGAGATAAAACTACGTCTGCCTTTATGAATAGTTTTGG TGCAAATTTAGGTGCTGACGTGATCACTGTCCGTTTGTCACACCAATGTTGGTTAATATG TGGTGGTGGCAGCAGCGGCAGCGGTGGTGGCAGCAGCGGTGGCTGCAGTGGTAGCGGTGGTAGCAGTGTTGGCAGCAGTGGTGGTAGTAGTGGTGGCAGCGGTGGTGGCAGCAGCGGTGGTAGTAGTGGATGCACGACCTATGTATAA
- the LOC130647746 gene encoding folliculin-interacting protein 1-like gives MFSRIFNIHGKKDTAKEDSGKECQKKLDEFQALPRLPKLDKSKIRVLMFKDSERRSDKSLLFDSDAIVSVDSESHLNVSDNRTKIPKMTDSPASPSPQKYQCLKPNGDVKVLGEMIFGSVAMVYKGSVLKVHLMRTPPQLLMTKVFALRSRSAGVNFCDGELSVSGSINAPQIHISSESIMSDSMHESPEESMIRSYSNPIGMNRNNRNQSFHSLNASVTFGMSSWNASSDNLTRSTSLASLHGTPLHSPCGSYQRRFFRSQRTSLDSPHMWRTKSEISEEIRSAHKQQPKIGVGVIFKLWDNNDDNRAFQNFYFTHYALFESHLQTLRVKIEKSFYLRQRFIDAAMSAVECFKDDIMRLCYAPRIIEPVWLNLMAVVENKYHETVEKFMNNFMQLISICEKKENNYFLSILLTAVLTHHTSWVATVMATGSAAKRAYLDKHSSKTLDVLAKCHPYNPLWAQLCDLYGSTGAPLKLARTIVVGKNAHLVCEILKLLTYFIRCSDIKENFLRMESDTMFRFSGSSWNESYFSKTPSTPNSVRSWIDTNTPVHKESEKNDDTPVENKTPKVSETELKVTPRSLEKQFFDTAIDTSSCYCRVLQQLDMIGEKNLTNFLKNSDNKNIKELLDVTDDGAGPHSKSCKNCRTLEKPIFAKFCDACRKQQRNVGLEIDPVCHHCVQRLEKTQQILNNASTKNILNFELSNCGKNGYSTETLKSLTLKDSLCLPKKPSFKCYCCPLLNESQNVIITCEEHPSDLIPRVRTASDPVDVSTCKIKPGYLRNSTTSRDSGTEMAYSVSSSSQSHDLESTDSLNLTRNSSLSSQDDLLNSEHVPDLDSDYCSIDNEQFVTNDSNDSDTLENNFRQVSKSASSTTLKELPLVLSTSLDNNDSIEEEEIDVFGSVLNLDLENMNLRELPLARTHHKPSRKHSRPAGNEAVTFGKSLFAGYNDEYVPNFVLQGTGNLDCKRLATDLQNSVKYSVLDEEVSDAVCIVADTDTWSCDLWTLAKRTDSFNQSTSESLNTKPVFASGLVSSMVESTKELWDMKMSPHFCLLHLEEQLKDIYNRSKVLSEFACCNNEKSTSAFMNGFGYHANDILLLNSIGGIYSSSFVDSMLE, from the exons atgttttcgaGAATATTTAATATCCATGGTAAAAAAGATACAGCTAAGGAAGATTCCGGAAAAGAATG tCAAAAAAAGTTGGATGAATTTCAAGCTCTCCCAAG ACTTCCAAAATTGGACAAAAGCAAAATCCGTGTGTTGATGTTCAAAGATAGTGAACGTAGAAGTGACAAATCTTTGCTTTTTGATTCTGATGCAATAGTTAGTGTTGATAGTGAG TCTCATCTAAATGTAAGTGATAACCGAACAAAAATTCCTAAGATGACAGATTCTCCTGCTAGCCCATCACCTCAGAAGTATCAG TGTCTTAAACCAAATGGAGATGTTAAGGTTCTTGGAGAGATGATATTTGGTTCTGTTGCAATGGTGTACAAGGGATCTGTGTTAAAAGTACATTTAATGAG AACACCTCCTCAACTGCTAATGACCAAAGTATTTGCATTGAGATCAAGAAGTGCTGGTGTAAATTTCTG CGATGGTGAATTATCAGTTAGTGGTTCTATTAATGCACCACAAATTCATATTTCATCAGAATCAATAATGTCAGATTCAATGCATGAAAGCCCTGAAGAGAGCATGATTA gATCATATTCAAATCCAATAGGAATGAATCGCAATAATCGTAACCAGTCTTTTCATTCACTCAATGCCTCAGTAACTTTTGGAATGTCAAGTTGGAATGCTTCATCTGATAATCTCACTAGATCCACCAGTCTTGCATCTCTACATGGAACTCCTTTACATTCTCCCTGTGGCAGCTACCAAAGAAGATTTTTCCGTAGCCAACGAACCAGTTTGGATTCTCCACATATGTGGAGAACAAAGTCTGAGATTTCAGAAGAG ATTCGTTCAGCACATAAACAACAACCAAAAATTGGAGTGGGCGTGATATTTAAGCTATGGGACAACAATGATGATAACAG ggcatttcaaaacttttatttcacACATTATGCACTGTTTGAATCACATCTTCAGACGTTAAGAGTAAAGATCGAAAAATCGTTTTATTTGCGACAGAGATTTATTGATGCAGCTATGAGT GCTGTTGAATGTTTTAAAGATGATATTATGAGGCTGTGTTATGCACCAAGAATAATT gaGCCTGTTTGGTTAAACCtaatggcggttgttgaaaatAAATATCACGAAACCGTTGAGAAGTTTATGAACAATTTTATGCAGCTGATCAGCATTtgcgaaaaaaaagaaaataacta ttttttgtcaATCCTATTAACTGCTGTGTTAACACATCACACTTCTTGGGTGGCAACAGTTATGGCGACTGGTAGTGCTGCAAAGCGTGCTTATTTGGACAAACACTCATCTAAAACG cttgACGTGCTAGCGAAATGCCACCCTTACAATCCACTTTGGGCTCAACTATG TGATTTGTATGGTTCCACCGGAGCTCCTTTAAAGTTGGCACGGACTATTGTTGTTGGAAAAAATGCTCATCTGGTCTGTGAAATACTCAAGTTGTTGACTTATTTTATTCGATGCAGTGACAttaaagaaaactttttaaGAATGGAGAGTGATACGATGTTTCGTTTTAGTGGCTCTAGTTGGAACGAAAGTTACTTTAGTAAAACGCCAAGCACTCCCAATAGTGTACGTAGCTGGATAGACACAAACACACCTGTACATAaggaaagtgaaaaaaatgatgataCACCTGTAGAAAATAAGACACCAAAAGTTAGTGAAACTGAACTTAAGGTGACACCACGAAGTTTAGAAAAACAGTTTTTCGACACTGCTATTGATACGTCAAGTTGTTACTGCAGAGTATTGCAGCAGCTAGACATGATTGGCGAAAAAAATTTgacaaattttcttaaaaactctgataataaaaacatcaaagagTTGTTAGACGTTACCGATGATGGAGCTGGTCCCCATTCGAAATCGTGTAAAAATTGCAGGACATTGGAGAAACCAATTTTCGCTAAGTTCTGCGATGCATGTCGGAAACAACAAAGGAATGTGGGTTTAGAAATCGACCCAGTGTGTCATCACTGCGTGCAGAGACTTGAAAAAACGCAACAGATATTAAATAATGCTtctacaaaaaacattttgaattttgaactcAGTAACTGTGGCAAAAATGGTTACAGCACAGAGACGTTGAAATCGTTGACTTTAAAGGACTCTCTGTGCTTGCCAAAAAAGCCAAGTTTTAAATGTTATTGTTGTCCTCTACTAAATGAAAGTCAGAACGTTATTATTACATGCGAGGAACATCCGAGTGATTTAATTCCACGCGTTCGAACAGCTTCGGATCCTGTCGACGTGTCAACATGCAAAATTAAGCCGGGTTACTTGCGTAACAGTACAACAAGCCGTGACAGTGGAACGGAAATGGCTTACAGTGTTAGTTCTAGTTCGCAATCACACGATCTTGAATCCACAGACTCTCTCAACTTAACAAGAAACAGTTCTTTAAGCTCGCAAGATGACCTGCTAAATTCCGAACACGTCCCTGATTTAGACTCTGATTACTGCAGCATCGACAACGAGCAATTTGTGACTAATGATTCGAATGATAGTGACACGCTTGAAAACAATTTCCGACAAGTGTCAAAAAGTGCGTCGTCGACTACACTTAAGGAGTTACCGTTAGTTCTGAGTACGTCACTGGATAATAATGACTCTATCGAAGAAGAGGAAATTGATGTGTTTGGGAGTGTTTTGAACCTTGATTTGGAGAATATGAACTTAAGGGAATTGCCTTTAGCCAG AACGCATCATAAACCATCAAGAAAACATTCAAG ACCTGCTGGCAATGAAGCTGTCACGTTCGGAAAGTCGTTATTCGCTGG ATACAATGACGAATacgtgccaaattttgttttgcAAGGAACAGGAAATCTGGACTGTAAAAGACTGGCTACTGACTTACAAAATTCTGTCAAG TATTCAGTGTTGGACGAAGAAGTTTCCGATGCTGTTTGTATCGTTGCTGACACTGATACATG GTCATGCGATTTATGGACTTTAGCAAAAAGAACTGACTCGTTTAACCAAAGTACCAG cgAGAGTTTGAACACGAAACCAGTTTTCGCTTCCGGTTTAGTCTCTTCAATGGTCGAATCTACTAAAGAATTATGGGATATGAAGATGTCGCCCCACTTC TGTTTGCTCCACTTGGAAGAGCAGCTTAAAGACATCTACAATCGTAGCAAAGTATTGAGCGAGTTTGCTTGCTGCAACAACGAAAAATCTACATCTGCCTTCATGAATGGGTTTGG CTATCACGCCAACGATATCTTGTTACTAAATTCTATTGGTGGTATCTACTCGTCTTCGTTTGTTGACAGCATGTTAGAGTAA
- the LOC130647748 gene encoding mitochondrial 2-oxoglutarate/malate carrier protein-like gives MTEKPSIPKYARFIMGGSAGMAATCIVQPLDLVKTRMQMSGIAGAAKEHKTAIHALASVIKNEGPLAVYNGLSAALLRQATYTTTRLGIFTSLTDHYKGPSGNVTFLQKCAFGMTAGGIGAFVGTPAELALIRMTSDGRLPKAEQRGYKNVFDALYRVVKEEGVTTLWRGCLPTVVRAIFVNAAQLATYAQAKQYLLTLPYFNDNIWCHFSASMISGLATTWASLPPDIVKTRVQNMKVIDGKPEYKGGADALRRIVQQEGVLSLWKGFTPCYLRIGPHTVLTFIFLEQFQKIAKKHYGVN, from the coding sequence ATGACGGAGAAGCCTTCAATTCCAAAGTATGCAAGGTTTATCATGGGTGGGAGTGCAGGAATGGCTGCAACCTGCATTGTCCAGCCCTTGGATTTGGTTAAAACTAGGATGCAGATGAGCGGTATCGCTGGGGCTGCAAAGGAACATAAAACTGCAATACATGCATTGGCTTCAGTGATTAAAAATGAAGGGCCTTTAGCTGTTTATAATGGTTTGTCAGCAGCATTGTTAAGACAAGCCACCTACACGACAACTAGGTTGGGTATTTTTACCAGCCTTACCGATCATTATAAAGGACCCAGTGGCAACGTTACGTTTTTACAGAAATGTGCATTTGGAATGACAGCAGGTGGCATAGGTGCTTTTGTTGGAACTCCTGCAGAGTTGGCATTGATTCGAATGACATCTGATGGAAGATTACCGAAAGCTGAACAACGaggttataaaaatgtttttgatgctttGTACCGTGTTGTAAAGGAAGAAGGTGTTACTACACTATGGAGAGGCTGCCTTCCTACAGTTGTGAGGGCAATATTTGTAAATGCTGCACAGTTAGCTACATATGCCCAAGCAAAACAATACTTGCTGACTTTACCGTATTTTAACGATAACATATGGTGCCATTTTAGTGCAAGTATGATCAGTGGCTTAGCAACTACCTGGGCTTCTCTTCCACCTGATATCGTAAAAACTCGGGTGCAAAACATGAAAGTTATTGATGGCAAGCCAGAATACAAAGGTGGAGCCGATGCATTGAGAAGAATTGTGCAACAAGAAGGTGTTTTGTCCCTTTGGAAAGGATTTACACCATGTTATCTACGTATTGGGCCACATACAGTTCtcacatttatatttttagaacaGTTCCAAAAGATTGCTAAAAAGCATTAtggtgtaaactaa